One window of the Allosaccharopolyspora coralli genome contains the following:
- a CDS encoding ABC transporter ATP-binding protein, whose product MRVEFDAVTVRMAGRTVVDRLTLDVRSGEVVGLVGPNGSGKSTALRCLFGALRPTSGVVRVGGADVASVSLRDNARRVAALTQESRTELDFTVREIVELGRYPHLRGNRRLTARETEVCKDALRAMDLLALTERSVVGLSGGERQRVFLARALAQEPEVLVLDEPTNHLDVRHQIALLSYLRGCGRTVVVALHDLNLAAATCDRVAVLGDGMLREFAEPGLALRTELIRTVFGVEATSITHPATGDPQVLYALSRPSTSEEATS is encoded by the coding sequence ATGCGGGTGGAATTCGATGCCGTGACGGTGCGGATGGCCGGACGCACCGTCGTCGACCGGCTGACCCTCGACGTCCGGAGCGGTGAGGTCGTCGGCCTCGTCGGGCCCAACGGGAGTGGGAAATCGACGGCGCTGCGGTGCCTGTTCGGCGCGTTGCGTCCGACGTCCGGAGTCGTCCGGGTCGGCGGTGCGGACGTCGCCTCGGTCTCGTTGCGGGACAACGCGCGCCGGGTCGCGGCCCTGACTCAGGAAAGCCGCACCGAACTCGACTTCACGGTGCGCGAGATCGTCGAACTCGGCCGATACCCGCACCTGCGCGGGAACCGGCGCCTCACGGCGCGTGAGACAGAAGTGTGCAAGGACGCGTTGCGCGCGATGGACCTGCTGGCGCTCACCGAACGCAGCGTGGTCGGTCTCTCCGGTGGTGAGCGACAGCGCGTGTTCCTCGCCCGCGCACTCGCGCAGGAGCCGGAGGTTCTCGTCCTGGACGAACCGACCAACCACCTCGACGTGCGGCACCAGATCGCGTTGCTGTCGTATCTGCGCGGATGCGGGCGCACCGTCGTCGTGGCGCTCCACGACCTGAACCTGGCCGCGGCGACGTGTGATCGCGTCGCGGTGCTCGGAGACGGAATGCTTCGCGAGTTCGCCGAGCCGGGGCTTGCGCTGCGGACCGAACTCATTCGCACGGTCTTCGGCGTGGAGGCCACGTCGATCACGCATCCGGCGACCGGCGACCCGCAGGTCCTCTACGCGCTGAGCCGACCGTCCACATCGGAAGAGGCGACATCATGA
- a CDS encoding FecCD family ABC transporter permease, whose translation MLVLVVVLALSVLVAVASGPTSVALPETLRYVFAALTGDRIGSDEVATYSIVWEVRAPRVLLAVVVGAGLSVIGVAVQAMVRNALADPFILGVSSGASVGATTVVAFGVFASLGVYALSLAAFLGALAASVLVYLAARTRGELSPLRLVLVGVALAYGFQAVMSVMVFFSPHGDAARTVLFWLLGSLGAATWGSLPIAALAVAVAIVLLLGRSRSLDVLSLGDETAASLGVDTSSLRRTLFLITAVVTGALVAVSGAVGFVGLVLPHVVRIVVGSEHGRVLMIAPLAGGIFLVWVDLLARTVVAPRELPLGAITALVGVPVFITLMRRRGYLFGGR comes from the coding sequence ATGCTCGTGCTGGTCGTCGTCCTGGCACTGTCCGTGCTCGTCGCCGTCGCGTCGGGCCCTACCTCGGTCGCGCTGCCGGAGACACTGCGCTACGTGTTCGCGGCGCTCACCGGTGATCGGATCGGCTCCGACGAGGTCGCCACCTATTCGATCGTCTGGGAGGTCCGCGCGCCCCGCGTGTTGCTCGCCGTGGTCGTCGGTGCCGGACTGAGCGTGATCGGCGTCGCGGTCCAGGCGATGGTGCGCAACGCGCTCGCCGACCCGTTCATCCTGGGGGTCTCGTCCGGCGCTTCGGTGGGCGCGACGACGGTGGTCGCCTTCGGCGTCTTCGCCTCGTTGGGGGTCTACGCCTTGTCGTTGGCGGCATTCCTCGGCGCGCTCGCCGCGTCGGTGTTGGTCTACCTCGCCGCCAGGACGCGCGGAGAACTGAGCCCGCTGCGTCTGGTGCTGGTGGGTGTCGCTCTGGCGTACGGGTTCCAAGCCGTGATGAGCGTGATGGTGTTCTTCTCGCCGCACGGCGACGCCGCGCGCACGGTTCTGTTCTGGCTGTTGGGCAGTCTGGGAGCGGCAACGTGGGGGTCACTGCCGATCGCTGCACTCGCGGTCGCGGTGGCGATCGTGCTGCTGCTCGGCCGGAGCCGATCGCTGGACGTGCTGTCGTTGGGTGACGAAACCGCGGCCAGTCTCGGCGTCGACACGTCGTCTCTGCGGCGGACGTTGTTCCTGATCACGGCGGTGGTGACCGGAGCGCTGGTGGCCGTCAGCGGTGCGGTCGGCTTCGTCGGCCTGGTGCTGCCGCACGTCGTGCGCATCGTGGTCGGCTCCGAGCACGGCCGGGTCCTGATGATCGCTCCGCTGGCAGGCGGAATCTTCCTGGTGTGGGTGGATCTGCTCGCCCGCACGGTCGTCGCACCGCGGGAGCTGCCACTGGGTGCGATCACTGCGCTGGTGGGAGTTCCGGTCTTCATCACGCTGATGCGTCGTCGCGGTTACTTGTTCGGAGGTCGTTGA
- the helR gene encoding RNA polymerase recycling motor ATPase HelR encodes MSTEEYDGELVAERHYVAALYDRLDAERARVQEAYDAALRGNEDTPVERDVQVRALTAQTRRLHVADNGLCFGRLDAQDGDRVYIGRIGLVDEENDYEPVLLDWRAPAARAFYVATAVSPENMRRRRRFHTRGRHVVDFTDEEFGRPDAGGRGDAALLAAVNAPRGDGMRDIVATIQSEQDEIIRLDHPGVLVIEGGPGTGKTVVALHRVAYVLYTQRERVERHGVLVVGPNPAFLNHIERVLPSLGESDVVFMTPGDLVPGMHVVAEDPAHVARLKGSLTILDVLAAAVGDRQRLPDQPLPIELSDVAVWIDEETTEWARDEARASGQPHNEARAVFVEIVTYVLAERAVARIGRGWLTRQDREAWADVRADVLAELAENDAFTAAIDELWPVLTPESLLASLYTAPERLRAAGADEALARAEGDAWTVSDVPLLDELVDLLGRDKAADRAAAASAARERKAQADYAAGVLEILRTDRQDLMDDEDHLLAQDLVETEDLADRFVEHDTRELAERASADRDWTYRHVVVDEAQELSEMDWRVLMRRCPARAFTIVGDLAQRRSEAGARSWETMLEPYVPGRWVYRPLSVNYRTPAEIMTVAAGVLAEFAPGIQPPESVRACGVQPWSRRVDEGALSAAIEEFVRTEAGRDGTSVVIGPSEVPGAVAPSATKGLEFDAVLVVEPERILDEGPRGAADLYVALTRATQRLGVVHRDPLPSALSGLTDTESPAVAESPRSP; translated from the coding sequence GTGTCAACTGAGGAGTACGACGGAGAACTGGTGGCCGAGCGTCACTACGTGGCTGCGCTCTACGACCGGCTCGACGCCGAGCGCGCACGAGTGCAGGAGGCCTACGACGCGGCGCTGCGGGGAAATGAGGACACTCCCGTCGAACGAGACGTGCAGGTGCGAGCACTCACCGCGCAGACGCGGCGGCTGCACGTGGCGGACAACGGACTGTGTTTCGGACGGTTGGACGCGCAGGACGGGGACCGGGTCTACATCGGCCGGATCGGCCTCGTCGACGAGGAGAACGACTACGAGCCGGTATTGCTCGACTGGCGGGCGCCAGCGGCGCGCGCGTTCTACGTCGCCACCGCTGTCAGTCCGGAGAACATGCGCCGACGCCGTCGGTTCCACACCCGCGGACGGCACGTGGTCGACTTCACCGACGAGGAGTTCGGTCGCCCCGACGCCGGCGGTCGAGGGGACGCTGCGCTGCTCGCGGCGGTGAACGCCCCGCGTGGCGACGGGATGCGGGACATCGTGGCGACCATCCAGTCCGAACAGGACGAGATCATTCGCCTCGATCATCCGGGTGTGCTCGTGATCGAAGGTGGCCCGGGGACGGGCAAGACAGTGGTGGCGCTGCATCGCGTGGCGTACGTCCTCTACACCCAGCGGGAGCGCGTAGAACGCCACGGCGTACTCGTGGTCGGGCCCAATCCGGCGTTCTTGAACCACATCGAGCGTGTCCTGCCGTCGTTGGGTGAGTCGGACGTGGTTTTCATGACGCCCGGCGACCTCGTTCCCGGCATGCACGTCGTCGCGGAGGACCCTGCGCATGTGGCCCGGCTGAAAGGTTCTCTGACGATCCTGGACGTGCTTGCGGCGGCGGTGGGCGATCGGCAACGGCTGCCGGACCAGCCACTCCCGATCGAGCTCTCCGATGTCGCGGTGTGGATCGACGAGGAAACCACAGAGTGGGCCAGGGACGAGGCGCGCGCGAGCGGACAGCCGCACAACGAGGCCCGCGCGGTGTTCGTCGAGATCGTCACGTACGTGCTCGCCGAGCGCGCGGTCGCCCGCATCGGAAGAGGCTGGCTGACCCGGCAGGATCGCGAGGCGTGGGCGGACGTGCGGGCGGACGTGCTCGCAGAGCTCGCGGAGAACGACGCGTTCACGGCGGCGATCGACGAACTCTGGCCTGTGCTGACCCCGGAATCGCTGCTGGCATCGCTCTACACGGCCCCGGAACGGCTGCGCGCTGCCGGTGCCGACGAGGCGTTGGCGCGGGCCGAGGGCGATGCCTGGACGGTCTCGGACGTGCCGTTGCTCGACGAACTGGTCGATCTGCTGGGCCGGGACAAGGCGGCCGACCGGGCCGCGGCGGCGTCCGCCGCCAGGGAGCGCAAGGCCCAGGCCGACTACGCCGCGGGCGTGCTGGAGATTCTCCGGACGGACCGCCAGGACCTGATGGACGACGAAGACCATCTGCTCGCCCAGGATCTCGTCGAGACCGAGGACCTGGCGGACCGGTTCGTCGAGCACGACACTCGCGAACTCGCCGAGCGCGCCTCCGCAGACCGGGACTGGACGTACCGGCACGTGGTGGTCGACGAAGCGCAGGAGTTGTCCGAAATGGACTGGCGGGTGCTGATGCGGCGCTGTCCTGCCCGGGCGTTCACAATCGTCGGCGATCTAGCCCAGCGCCGTTCGGAGGCCGGAGCGAGGTCGTGGGAGACGATGCTGGAACCGTACGTGCCCGGTCGCTGGGTCTACCGGCCGCTGTCGGTGAACTACCGGACTCCGGCGGAGATCATGACCGTCGCCGCCGGCGTGCTCGCGGAGTTCGCGCCCGGGATTCAACCGCCCGAGTCGGTGCGCGCGTGCGGGGTCCAGCCGTGGTCGAGGCGCGTCGACGAGGGTGCATTGTCCGCCGCCATCGAGGAGTTCGTGCGCACCGAAGCCGGTCGCGACGGCACCAGCGTCGTGATCGGCCCATCCGAGGTCCCCGGTGCGGTGGCGCCGTCGGCGACGAAAGGCTTGGAGTTCGACGCGGTCCTGGTCGTGGAACCGGAGCGGATCCTCGACGAGGGACCCCGTGGCGCCGCTGACCTCTACGTCGCTCTCACTCGCGCGACTCAACGCCTCGGGGTCGTGCACCGGGACCCGTTGCCATCCGCGCTGAGCGGACTCACCGACACCGAGAGCCCTGCCGTGGCAGAGAGTCCACGGTCGCCATAG
- a CDS encoding Lrp/AsnC family transcriptional regulator: protein MTTERSDDVLDALDARLLLLLTDEPRLSVLECSRRLDVARGTVQARLNKLSERGVLTGFPPALDLAAMGYELTAFASVEIAQGRRSEVIAGLEAINEVCEVHATTGGGDLLVRMVARSNADLQRVTDELVDVAGVQRVSSSIALSTPIPPRIRPLLEQLL from the coding sequence ATGACCACCGAACGCTCGGACGACGTCCTCGACGCACTGGACGCCCGTCTCCTGCTCCTGCTCACCGACGAGCCCCGGCTGAGCGTGCTGGAGTGCTCGCGCCGACTCGACGTCGCACGCGGCACCGTGCAGGCACGGTTGAACAAGCTCAGCGAACGCGGAGTGCTCACCGGCTTCCCGCCCGCCCTCGACCTCGCGGCGATGGGCTACGAGCTGACCGCGTTCGCCTCCGTGGAGATCGCACAAGGGCGACGCAGCGAGGTGATCGCGGGTCTGGAAGCGATCAACGAGGTGTGCGAGGTCCACGCCACCACAGGCGGGGGTGACCTGTTGGTGCGCATGGTCGCCCGGTCCAACGCCGACCTCCAGCGCGTCACCGACGAGCTCGTCGACGTCGCCGGTGTCCAGCGCGTGTCGTCGTCGATCGCGCTGTCGACCCCGATCCCCCCGCGCATCCGTCCGCTGCTCGAACAATTGCTGTAG
- a CDS encoding ABC transporter substrate-binding protein gives MNHHETNRAYAAAALASCLLATGCGAQVQPESEAGPPPVTVNNCGKDVTYPLPERPVAYDMSATEKMFALGLADQLRGIVLPSTAEAPASRSPFRKDYESVDVLGTDVLSREVVVEAKADWVLAGWNSGFSQERGITPALLEQVGIQSYLFTESCFNYGAEPVRVPPLEALYTDLRQIGTIFRVPDRAAKVVADLQRRAQALRSDRPEGDPANVFVYDSGTDQPFTSGTQAAPSAIIDLAGGEHVPRDLHERWTNVGWESVVAAQPDVITVVDYGDQPVRDKIEFLKSFPPLARTPAVRENRFHVLDYGEAVSGPRNLDAAEDLAAYLRSVGR, from the coding sequence ATGAACCACCATGAGACGAATAGGGCGTATGCCGCTGCCGCGCTCGCGAGCTGCCTGCTGGCGACCGGATGCGGCGCACAGGTGCAACCGGAGTCGGAAGCCGGGCCGCCGCCGGTGACGGTGAACAACTGCGGCAAAGACGTCACCTACCCGCTCCCGGAACGGCCTGTGGCCTACGACATGAGTGCCACCGAGAAGATGTTCGCGCTGGGGCTGGCGGATCAGCTACGGGGGATCGTTCTGCCGTCCACCGCCGAAGCACCCGCCTCGCGATCGCCCTTCCGGAAGGACTACGAGTCCGTCGACGTACTCGGCACCGACGTGCTCAGCCGTGAGGTCGTGGTCGAGGCGAAGGCAGACTGGGTTCTGGCGGGCTGGAACTCCGGGTTCAGTCAGGAACGCGGCATCACGCCCGCATTGCTGGAACAGGTCGGTATCCAGAGCTATCTGTTCACCGAAAGCTGCTTCAACTATGGCGCTGAGCCGGTGCGGGTGCCTCCGCTTGAGGCGCTCTACACGGACCTGCGGCAGATCGGGACGATCTTCCGCGTGCCCGACCGTGCCGCGAAGGTGGTGGCCGACCTGCAACGGCGCGCGCAGGCGTTGCGCAGTGACCGCCCCGAAGGAGATCCGGCGAACGTGTTCGTCTACGACTCGGGGACCGATCAGCCGTTCACTTCGGGGACACAGGCGGCGCCGAGCGCGATCATCGACCTCGCCGGCGGCGAGCACGTGCCACGGGATCTGCACGAGCGGTGGACGAACGTCGGTTGGGAGAGCGTCGTCGCCGCGCAGCCGGACGTAATCACCGTGGTCGATTACGGAGACCAGCCGGTGCGGGACAAGATCGAGTTCCTGAAGTCGTTCCCGCCGCTCGCAAGAACGCCCGCGGTGCGCGAGAACCGATTCCACGTACTCGATTACGGCGAGGCCGTCAGCGGTCCGCGCAACCTCGATGCCGCAGAGGATCTGGCTGCCTATCTGCGTTCGGTCGGGCGCTGA
- a CDS encoding GHMP family kinase ATP-binding protein has product MLRGFGHAPCHFGELIQGVFRSDGGAVCRALVTLPMTEHGTSAHFTRIPDSGLGDIAVVNADRAKARRAAEITARRCAQLAGVRGSGGRLVLDSDVPVGIGMGSSTSDVLATIRAVASAFDVRLPPETTVSLAVEAETACDPLMLDERPVLFGPRNGRALEVLGPNLPPMVVLGCTTGNAAAVDTVSLPDVPVAAVEDYERLRTDVRRAVATGDVGLLGKACTHSARLNQSLLPKKEFEALEDIARRCGAAGVQVAHSGNVAGILLDARSPDLARCLEWGTTLLAQYDMTATVVFRAGGNPQSGTCVASNSARAVRREGVGAGVRPHR; this is encoded by the coding sequence ATGTTGCGAGGATTCGGTCACGCGCCGTGTCATTTCGGTGAGCTGATCCAGGGCGTGTTCCGCTCGGACGGCGGCGCGGTGTGCCGCGCACTGGTGACGCTGCCGATGACCGAGCACGGCACTTCCGCCCACTTCACCCGGATTCCGGACAGCGGCCTCGGTGACATCGCAGTAGTGAACGCCGACCGTGCGAAGGCCCGCCGAGCGGCGGAGATCACGGCCCGTCGGTGTGCCCAGCTCGCGGGTGTGCGGGGCAGTGGTGGCCGGTTGGTCCTCGACAGCGACGTCCCGGTGGGGATCGGGATGGGATCGTCCACCAGCGACGTGCTGGCCACGATCCGGGCGGTGGCCTCCGCGTTCGATGTCCGACTCCCCCCGGAGACCACGGTAAGCCTCGCGGTGGAGGCCGAGACCGCGTGCGACCCGTTGATGTTGGACGAGCGTCCCGTGCTGTTCGGTCCGCGGAACGGGCGCGCGCTGGAGGTGCTGGGCCCGAACCTGCCTCCGATGGTCGTTCTCGGGTGCACCACCGGTAACGCCGCCGCCGTCGACACCGTGTCCCTGCCGGACGTCCCCGTCGCAGCGGTCGAGGACTACGAGCGCCTTCGGACCGACGTCCGGCGTGCGGTCGCGACAGGGGACGTTGGCTTGCTTGGAAAGGCATGCACGCACAGCGCACGACTGAACCAGTCGCTCTTGCCCAAGAAGGAGTTCGAGGCACTGGAGGACATCGCCCGTCGATGCGGCGCTGCCGGGGTCCAGGTGGCACACAGCGGCAACGTCGCAGGAATCCTCCTGGACGCGCGTTCCCCGGATCTGGCGCGGTGCCTCGAGTGGGGCACGACGCTACTGGCTCAGTACGACATGACGGCGACGGTCGTCTTCCGCGCGGGCGGGAACCCGCAGTCCGGGACGTGTGTCGCGTCGAACTCCGCACGTGCTGTGCGGCGGGAAGGAGTGGGAGCCGGTGTACGACCACATCGCTGA
- a CDS encoding pyridoxal-phosphate dependent enzyme produces the protein MYDHIAEAVSAPALVRLTDGLVCVRFETMKVISANAAVSRLLADGRVRRGDTLVDSSSGIYAYALALACHRHGLGCHIVGSTTVDTIARVQMEIMGATVEQVRPSEDLKLDQNLRVSRVREILSENPRHHWMRQYHDEVHYLGYREVADRIAREVRGEITLVGGVGSGASTGALATYLRRHGSVDVAGVQPFGSVTFGSDHVVDPAILIAGLGSSIPFGNVRHKLYDTVHWISFDAAVPGSVELLRRFGIFAGLSSGAGYLAARWERRLAPERTVVFVAADTGHRYVDSVFAPYRDAADVEELAPHDVTTTEALRLPWCRMAWNGSAAPHGAQFDECAPRR, from the coding sequence GTGTACGACCACATCGCTGAGGCGGTGAGCGCACCTGCGCTGGTGCGCCTGACGGACGGGCTGGTCTGCGTGCGGTTCGAGACGATGAAGGTGATTTCCGCGAACGCGGCGGTGAGCCGTCTGCTGGCCGACGGGAGGGTACGGCGCGGCGACACTCTGGTGGACTCCTCCAGCGGCATCTATGCCTACGCGTTGGCCCTGGCCTGCCACCGCCACGGGCTCGGCTGCCACATCGTCGGATCGACCACTGTGGACACCATTGCGCGAGTGCAGATGGAGATCATGGGCGCGACCGTGGAACAAGTGCGTCCGTCGGAGGATCTCAAGCTCGACCAGAACCTCCGGGTGAGCCGGGTGCGGGAGATCTTGAGCGAGAATCCGCGACATCATTGGATGCGGCAGTACCACGACGAGGTTCACTACCTCGGCTACCGCGAGGTCGCCGACCGCATCGCGCGCGAGGTGCGCGGTGAGATCACCCTGGTCGGCGGCGTCGGGTCGGGAGCCTCGACCGGTGCGCTCGCCACATACCTTCGGCGCCACGGTTCGGTCGACGTCGCGGGAGTACAGCCGTTCGGCAGCGTGACCTTCGGCAGCGATCACGTCGTCGACCCGGCGATCCTCATCGCGGGACTCGGCAGTTCCATCCCGTTCGGCAACGTCCGGCACAAGCTCTACGACACCGTGCACTGGATCTCGTTCGACGCCGCGGTTCCCGGGAGCGTGGAACTCCTCCGCAGATTCGGGATCTTCGCGGGACTCTCGTCCGGAGCGGGATACCTCGCCGCACGGTGGGAACGGCGCCTGGCCCCGGAACGGACGGTGGTGTTCGTCGCAGCCGACACCGGGCACCGCTATGTGGACTCCGTGTTCGCGCCGTACCGGGACGCAGCCGACGTCGAGGAACTTGCGCCGCACGACGTCACGACGACGGAGGCGTTGCGACTGCCGTGGTGCCGAATGGCGTGGAACGGCTCGGCTGCTCCGCACGGCGCGCAGTTCGACGAGTGCGCCCCTCGGCGGTGA
- a CDS encoding MFS transporter produces the protein MSTGGSTTAARDAEAPGAVDDAVPGDLRMSATLWPLMLASALGLVPFTVFSTFLVPISEDAGTSVAVMGGLRGLGGLAALLVGTALAPLLDRVSTTSVAAGSLLLLAASSLLAAMGELLALAGFCLLIGAATAMLTPALMTAAADHYTSQQAAGRAATLMTATQSLTAMLAAPLISLPALVWGWRGDLVAVAAIGILLAVILVRRGRTSPSAPGGGKSALGYRASFRALSSISGVFPLLLVAFLRTAAFMGYLAYLAAFYEQRFALTPTVFAFVWTLSGASFFVGNLVIGRVVNSGHSRVAPERMLLAGTVAALCAVVGFYFSPGLAVALVCTSVLGLGHATVAACVTTLLVRRCGSLRGSALSLNAAGMSLGVFVGSAAGGVGLALAGFAGMAVVFGVLTGGAVVASLLLTRRAEVTAA, from the coding sequence ATGAGCACAGGAGGCTCAACCACGGCGGCGCGCGACGCGGAGGCACCGGGCGCGGTCGACGACGCGGTTCCTGGAGACCTGCGGATGAGCGCCACGCTGTGGCCGCTGATGCTGGCTTCCGCGCTCGGACTGGTGCCCTTCACGGTGTTCAGCACGTTTCTGGTCCCGATCTCCGAGGACGCCGGCACGAGCGTCGCGGTGATGGGCGGGCTGCGTGGTCTCGGCGGCCTTGCCGCGCTGCTGGTCGGCACCGCTCTCGCGCCGTTGCTCGACCGTGTCTCCACGACGAGCGTCGCGGCCGGGTCCTTGCTCCTGCTGGCGGCGTCGTCGTTACTGGCCGCAATGGGGGAGTTGCTCGCACTGGCCGGGTTCTGCCTGCTGATCGGAGCGGCGACGGCGATGCTCACTCCGGCCTTGATGACCGCGGCGGCCGACCACTACACCTCGCAGCAGGCGGCGGGCCGGGCGGCGACCCTCATGACGGCCACGCAATCGCTGACCGCGATGCTCGCGGCGCCGCTGATCTCACTACCCGCCTTGGTGTGGGGCTGGCGCGGCGATTTGGTCGCCGTCGCGGCGATCGGAATCCTGCTGGCAGTCATTCTCGTGCGGCGTGGCCGAACCTCACCGTCGGCACCGGGTGGCGGGAAGTCCGCACTCGGCTACCGGGCGTCGTTCCGAGCGCTGAGTTCCATCAGCGGTGTGTTCCCGCTGCTGCTCGTCGCGTTCCTCCGGACGGCGGCTTTCATGGGCTATCTCGCCTACCTGGCCGCGTTCTACGAGCAGAGGTTCGCCTTGACGCCGACGGTGTTCGCGTTCGTGTGGACGTTGTCCGGTGCGTCGTTCTTCGTCGGCAACCTGGTCATCGGGCGCGTGGTGAACAGTGGACACTCTCGCGTGGCTCCGGAACGGATGCTCCTCGCGGGCACCGTGGCAGCCTTGTGTGCTGTCGTCGGGTTCTACTTCAGCCCAGGCCTCGCTGTGGCCCTGGTGTGCACGTCCGTGCTCGGGCTCGGCCACGCGACGGTGGCGGCGTGTGTGACCACGTTGCTGGTCCGTCGCTGCGGGAGCCTGCGTGGTTCGGCGCTGAGCCTCAACGCGGCGGGCATGAGCCTTGGAGTGTTCGTCGGCTCGGCCGCGGGCGGAGTCGGTCTGGCTCTCGCCGGGTTCGCCGGAATGGCCGTGGTTTTCGGCGTCTTGACCGGAGGCGCCGTGGTGGCGTCGCTGCTGCTGACGCGTCGTGCCGAGGTGACTGCGGCATGA
- a CDS encoding Rossmann-like domain-containing protein has product MAELSENVLTGRLGPEPSRLVATSVFWLHHGTRLRGGGVTYLNQYVLVRVGEVFGACAFESGELDPSVCHSASGSTLQTLLKSESSPLRTAALDAYLAHLRPHHAVGEAEEVLLPAGTPEVRASARDAAIAEILEVDPGKKVGLIGVVNPLVAAIRSRGAECLPCDLTLRETHWGDPVARSMSGVLDEADAIVATGMTVGNGSFDEILRRCRQRDIPLVVYAQSASAVARAFVGHGVSAVSAEPFPFSQFSAQPTSLYRYRADARAGVSA; this is encoded by the coding sequence GTGGCGGAGCTGAGCGAGAACGTGCTTACGGGACGACTCGGGCCCGAACCGAGTAGGCTCGTCGCGACCAGCGTGTTCTGGCTGCACCACGGAACCCGGCTGCGAGGTGGCGGGGTCACGTACCTCAACCAGTACGTCCTCGTGCGCGTGGGCGAGGTGTTCGGTGCGTGCGCGTTCGAATCGGGCGAACTCGATCCGTCGGTCTGCCATTCGGCGTCCGGATCGACGCTGCAGACGCTGCTGAAGTCGGAGTCGTCGCCACTGCGGACCGCCGCGCTGGACGCCTACCTCGCACATCTGAGGCCGCATCACGCGGTGGGCGAGGCCGAAGAGGTGTTGCTGCCCGCCGGGACGCCGGAGGTGCGTGCGAGTGCACGAGACGCGGCGATCGCCGAAATCCTCGAGGTCGACCCCGGGAAGAAGGTCGGGCTGATCGGTGTGGTGAATCCACTCGTGGCCGCCATCCGGTCCCGCGGCGCGGAGTGCCTTCCGTGCGACCTCACACTGCGGGAGACGCACTGGGGCGACCCGGTCGCTCGGTCCATGAGCGGCGTACTCGACGAAGCCGACGCGATCGTCGCGACCGGGATGACGGTGGGCAACGGCTCGTTCGACGAGATCCTGCGGCGATGCCGACAACGGGACATCCCGCTCGTGGTGTACGCCCAATCGGCGAGCGCGGTCGCTCGCGCCTTCGTCGGGCACGGGGTGAGCGCGGTTTCGGCGGAGCCGTTCCCGTTCTCGCAGTTCAGTGCGCAACCCACCTCGCTGTACCGGTACCGCGCCGACGCCCGCGCCGGGGTGAGCGCATGA